One Hevea brasiliensis isolate MT/VB/25A 57/8 chromosome 5, ASM3005281v1, whole genome shotgun sequence genomic region harbors:
- the LOC110638846 gene encoding uncharacterized protein LOC110638846 isoform X1 — MRFNFNKTFLHLAGNLVTRKFSSMDICTWFILSNYVVIFKTMDPYEQVMRHQIFSLLMTSLRTNAKSDGEAGEPSFRWLVLRSVAHIIRLYSSSLITECEGS; from the exons ATGCGGTTCAATTTTAACAAAACTTTTCTTCATCTTGCAGGCAATTTGGTTACACGTAAATTCTCTTCAATGGATATTTGCACTTG GTTCATTCTGTCCAATTATGTTGTTATTTTCAAGACCATGGATCCTTATGAACAG GTTATGCGTCACCAGATTTTTTCACTTTTGATGACTTCACTTCGTACCAATGCTAAG AGCGATGGAGAAGCAGGAGAACCTTCTTTTCGTTGGTTGGTCTTGCGATCAGTTGCTCATATTATCAGACTATACAGTTCATCCCTTATTACTGAGTGTGAG GGAAGTTAA
- the LOC110638846 gene encoding uncharacterized protein LOC110638846 isoform X2 gives MDICTWFILSNYVVIFKTMDPYEQVMRHQIFSLLMTSLRTNAKSDGEAGEPSFRWLVLRSVAHIIRLYSSSLITECEGS, from the exons ATGGATATTTGCACTTG GTTCATTCTGTCCAATTATGTTGTTATTTTCAAGACCATGGATCCTTATGAACAG GTTATGCGTCACCAGATTTTTTCACTTTTGATGACTTCACTTCGTACCAATGCTAAG AGCGATGGAGAAGCAGGAGAACCTTCTTTTCGTTGGTTGGTCTTGCGATCAGTTGCTCATATTATCAGACTATACAGTTCATCCCTTATTACTGAGTGTGAG GGAAGTTAA
- the LOC110638860 gene encoding late embryogenesis abundant protein 47-like: MSQQQLQRSQEPLDGHVFSQEDLTEKTIDTTAPSENAVAGQIQKRGGESGAGNQGLSIAVAGTDTPGMRMVRVRESIAGQIVGQIYQRAPIRPMTPPATFQQSDNISGGGITIGEALEATALTAGEKPVEWSDAAAIQAAEVRATGRNSITPGGVAAAAQSAATLNARTPRDEDKTKLADILADATSKLPMDRPATRKDAEGVTGAEMRNNPYLTTHPAGVSASIAAAARLNQQNFSNNLN, encoded by the exons ATGAGCCAACAACAGCTACAAAGGTCTCAAGAACCCCTTGATGGACATGTCTTTTCCCAAGAAGATCTCACTGAGAAAACCATAGATACGACGGCTCCGTCAGAGAATGCAGTGGCGGGACAAATCCAGAAGAGAGGTGGGGAGTCGGGTGCTGGTAATCAGGGCTTGAGCATAGCAGTTGCAGGGACTGATACCCCTGGAATGCGTATGGTCAGAGTCAGAGAGTCAATTGCTGGACAG ATAGTTGGGCAAATATACCAAAGAGCGCCAATCCGTCCGATGAcaccaccagccacatttcaacaAAGTGATAATATTAGTGGTGGTGGGATCACCATAGGCGAAGCACTTGAAGCCACAGCTCTAACAGCCGGAGAGAAGCCTGTTGAATGGAGTGACGCGGCAGCAATTCAAGCAGCGGAAGTAAGAGCCACTGGTCGCAACAGCATTACCCCCGGTGGTGTCGCCGCAGCTGCCCAATCAGCAGCAACACTCAATGCTAGGACTCCAAGGGATGAGGACAAGACAAAACTAGCAGATATTCTTGCG GATGCGACTTCGAAGTTGCCGATGGATAGGCCGGCGACGAGGAAAGATGCGGAAGGGGTGACAGGTGCAGAAATGAGGAATAATCCATACCTCACTACACATCCTGCGGGCGTTTCTGCTTCGATAGCTGCTGCTGCCAGACTCAACCAGCAGAATTTTTCAAATAACTTAAATTAG
- the LOC110638826 gene encoding aldehyde oxidase GLOX isoform X2, which produces MTFNKTELLLLSFFFTLHSPAISWTTPSYAGRQGEWCLLQSNIGITAMHMQLLHDDKVVIFDRTDFGKSNISLPGGRCRNDNKDMALGVDCTAHSILYDIATNSYRALMVQTDTWCSSGAVVSNGTLVQTGGYNDGDHVIRTFTPCFNEICDWTEFKNYLSQRRWYASDHILPDGRIIIVGGRRQFNYEFYPSLSGTFKLKFLRETYDHRDENNLYPFLHLLPDGNLFIFANTRSILLDYNQNRVIREFPRIPDDVPRNYPSTGSSVLLPLDENNGRIEAEVLICGGARRGSFQRAARGHFLPATSTCGRLVITDQNPSWVMETMPTSRVMSDMLLLPTGDVIIINGGRSGTAGYDSGRDPVTTPVIYRPSEHPDWRFSTMSPSSTPRMYHSSAILLTDGRVLVGGSNPHPAYSFTGVVFPTDLSLEAFSPPYLSEEYTSIRPRILSLDQTLGYGKKFSRMVVLRIISITHESSDMHTLSAVGPSTAEIAPAGYYLLFVLHGDIPSTGAWVKTG; this is translated from the exons ATGACATTTAACAAAACCGAACTCCTCCTGCTTTCCTTCTTCTTCACCCTTCACTCTCCAGCAATATCTTGGACCACACCTTCATACGCTGGACGCCAAGGCGAATGGTGTCTATTGCAATCAAACATAGGCATAACAGCAATGCATATGCAACTTTTACATGATGACAAAGTCGTCATCTTTGACCGTACAGATTTTGGCAAATCCAACATCTCCCTTCCCGGTGGCCGCTGCCGGAATGATAACAAAGACATGGCTCTTGGGGTAGATTGCACTGCACACTCCATCCTCTACGACATTGCCACCAACTCATACCGTGCCCTTATGGTCCAAACTGACACTTGGTGCTCTTCTGGTGCGGTTGTATCCAATGGAACCTTAGTTCAAACTGGCGGATACAATGATGGAGACCATGTAATACGTACATTTACTCCATGTTTCAATGAAATTTGTGACTGGACTGAGTTCAAGAACTATCTATCACAAAGAAGATGGTATGCAAGTGATCATATCTTGCCGGATGGAAGAATCATCATTGTTGGTGGTAGAAGACAGTTTAACTACGAGTTTTATCCTTCTCTTTCTGGTACTTTCAAGCTTAAATTTTTAAGGGAGACTTACGATCATAGAGATGAGAACAATTTGTATCCATTTCTACATCTCTTACCAGATGGAAACTTATTCATTTTTGCCAACACTCGGTCGATATTGTTAGATTACAATCAAAATCGTGTGATCAGAGAGTTTCCTCGGATCCCTGATGATGTCCCTCGTAATTATCCAAGCACAGGATCCTCAGTTCTACTTCCACTAGATGAAAACAATGGCAGGATTGAAGCTGAAGTTCTGATTTGTGGGGGTGCACGAAGAGGCTCATTTCAACGAGCCGCGAGAGGACACTTTCTTCCGGCAACTTCTACATGTGGACGGCTGGTGATCACTGACCAAAACCCTAGTTGGGTAATGGAAACCATGCCAACTTCACGAGTCATGAGCGATATGCTGCTACTTCCCACTGGCGATGTCATTATCATCAATGGTGGAAGATCAGGCACTGCAGGGTATGATTCTGGGAGAGACCCTGTAACTACTCCAGTCATATACCGTCCATCTGAGCACCCTGACTGGCGTTTCTCGACGATGTCACCATCATCAACACCAAGAATGTACCACTCATCCGCAATTTTACTGACTGATGGGCGTGTTCTTGTGGGTGGTAGCAACCCCCATCCTGCCTATAGTTTCACTGGTGTAGTATTCCCAACGGACTTGAGCTTGGAGGCCTTTTCACCTCCATACTTATCAGAAGAGTACACATCTATAAGGCCAAGAATTTTGTCTCTAGACCAGACGTTAGGATATGGGAAGAAATTCTCG AGGATGGTGGTGCTGAGGATAATTTCTATCACTCATGAGTCGTCTGATATGCATACTTTGAGTGCTGTTGGACCATCAACAGCTGAGATTGCACCAGCAGGATACTATTTGTTGTTTGTGTTGCATGGTGATATACCTAGTACTGGTGCATGGGTGAAGACTGGATGA
- the LOC110638826 gene encoding aldehyde oxidase GLOX isoform X1, which produces MTFNKTELLLLSFFFTLHSPAISWTTPSYAGRQGEWCLLQSNIGITAMHMQLLHDDKVVIFDRTDFGKSNISLPGGRCRNDNKDMALGVDCTAHSILYDIATNSYRALMVQTDTWCSSGAVVSNGTLVQTGGYNDGDHVIRTFTPCFNEICDWTEFKNYLSQRRWYASDHILPDGRIIIVGGRRQFNYEFYPSLSGTFKLKFLRETYDHRDENNLYPFLHLLPDGNLFIFANTRSILLDYNQNRVIREFPRIPDDVPRNYPSTGSSVLLPLDENNGRIEAEVLICGGARRGSFQRAARGHFLPATSTCGRLVITDQNPSWVMETMPTSRVMSDMLLLPTGDVIIINGGRSGTAGYDSGRDPVTTPVIYRPSEHPDWRFSTMSPSSTPRMYHSSAILLTDGRVLVGGSNPHPAYSFTGVVFPTDLSLEAFSPPYLSEEYTSIRPRILSLDQTLGYGKKFSVSFHVDEYLSDSVLSVRIVAPSFTTHSFAMNQRMVVLRIISITHESSDMHTLSAVGPSTAEIAPAGYYLLFVLHGDIPSTGAWVKTG; this is translated from the coding sequence ATGACATTTAACAAAACCGAACTCCTCCTGCTTTCCTTCTTCTTCACCCTTCACTCTCCAGCAATATCTTGGACCACACCTTCATACGCTGGACGCCAAGGCGAATGGTGTCTATTGCAATCAAACATAGGCATAACAGCAATGCATATGCAACTTTTACATGATGACAAAGTCGTCATCTTTGACCGTACAGATTTTGGCAAATCCAACATCTCCCTTCCCGGTGGCCGCTGCCGGAATGATAACAAAGACATGGCTCTTGGGGTAGATTGCACTGCACACTCCATCCTCTACGACATTGCCACCAACTCATACCGTGCCCTTATGGTCCAAACTGACACTTGGTGCTCTTCTGGTGCGGTTGTATCCAATGGAACCTTAGTTCAAACTGGCGGATACAATGATGGAGACCATGTAATACGTACATTTACTCCATGTTTCAATGAAATTTGTGACTGGACTGAGTTCAAGAACTATCTATCACAAAGAAGATGGTATGCAAGTGATCATATCTTGCCGGATGGAAGAATCATCATTGTTGGTGGTAGAAGACAGTTTAACTACGAGTTTTATCCTTCTCTTTCTGGTACTTTCAAGCTTAAATTTTTAAGGGAGACTTACGATCATAGAGATGAGAACAATTTGTATCCATTTCTACATCTCTTACCAGATGGAAACTTATTCATTTTTGCCAACACTCGGTCGATATTGTTAGATTACAATCAAAATCGTGTGATCAGAGAGTTTCCTCGGATCCCTGATGATGTCCCTCGTAATTATCCAAGCACAGGATCCTCAGTTCTACTTCCACTAGATGAAAACAATGGCAGGATTGAAGCTGAAGTTCTGATTTGTGGGGGTGCACGAAGAGGCTCATTTCAACGAGCCGCGAGAGGACACTTTCTTCCGGCAACTTCTACATGTGGACGGCTGGTGATCACTGACCAAAACCCTAGTTGGGTAATGGAAACCATGCCAACTTCACGAGTCATGAGCGATATGCTGCTACTTCCCACTGGCGATGTCATTATCATCAATGGTGGAAGATCAGGCACTGCAGGGTATGATTCTGGGAGAGACCCTGTAACTACTCCAGTCATATACCGTCCATCTGAGCACCCTGACTGGCGTTTCTCGACGATGTCACCATCATCAACACCAAGAATGTACCACTCATCCGCAATTTTACTGACTGATGGGCGTGTTCTTGTGGGTGGTAGCAACCCCCATCCTGCCTATAGTTTCACTGGTGTAGTATTCCCAACGGACTTGAGCTTGGAGGCCTTTTCACCTCCATACTTATCAGAAGAGTACACATCTATAAGGCCAAGAATTTTGTCTCTAGACCAGACGTTAGGATATGGGAAGAAATTCTCGGTGAGTTTCCACGTTGACGAGTATTTATCAGACAGCGTTCTATCAGTAAGAATAGTTGCACCATCTTTCACTACTCACTCATTTGCCATGAATCAGAGGATGGTGGTGCTGAGGATAATTTCTATCACTCATGAGTCGTCTGATATGCATACTTTGAGTGCTGTTGGACCATCAACAGCTGAGATTGCACCAGCAGGATACTATTTGTTGTTTGTGTTGCATGGTGATATACCTAGTACTGGTGCATGGGTGAAGACTGGATGA
- the LOC110638863 gene encoding serine/threonine-protein kinase EDR1: MKHIFKKLHIGSSHEPHRSNETPPSPPYTSDPRTAPGNAPASPPSTSSSPVSTVTATTIPPAANNSNNRTDYFSSEEEFQVQLALAISASNSDFKDDPEKDQIRAATLLSLGGNHHHNHHRIDVGREKGEAAAEALSRQYWEYNVLDYEEKVMDGFYDVLSTSPAVQGKMPSLTDLETNRGSSGFEAVIVNQAIDPGLEELVQVSQCIALDCPATDVSILVQRLAELVTGHMGGPVKDANIMLARWMERSTELRTSLHTSVLPIGSINIGLSRHRALLFKVLADNTGLPCRLVKGSHYTGIEDDAINIIKLEDEREFLVDLMADPGTLIPADVLSVRDTTFKSCNPTIGKIPGLHSSSESGIVYNGSKPLLGEGSSQNSSVDGSLPLDRRLSGESVEPLASFSGANSDVGVGSSGVSSRGAPSNQHDNISSSVVGSSLYKGSRGAHGIGDAVRMNVNVVPYGQNSSEDSKFLFSDLNPFQIKGTGKSFKPAEKKVEDFQGQKNNPVPGRPPIPLMWKNRYANNEVPRKKEYDYIEGLFPRINREPNNYNQSSLASTSSTMSEKVYSQGLKSSNNLNTSRRDGDAGNSSSGTSSALASGINQCYKSPLVEEVHSSFKEENPRDGKNFTNDAEVMIKANENNEICFHDWKKCMQDRFLGTNLKPKEPESPSSSVDSTRNRVDQIFDDVDVGECEIPWEDLVIGERIGLGSYGEVYHADWNGTEVAVKKFLDQDFSGAALAEFKREVRIMRRLRHPNVVLFMGAVTRPPNLSIITEFLPRGSLYRILHRPHCQIDEKRRIKMALDVARGMNCLHASIPTIVHRDLKSPNLLVDKNWNVKVCDFGLSRLKHNTFLSSKSTAGTPEWMAPEVLRNEPSNEKCDVYSFGVILWELATLRLPWSGMNPMQVVGAVGFQNGRLEIPKDVDPLVARIITECWQTDPNLRPSFAQLAVALKPLQRLVIPSHLDQPSSPLQQEISVNSTP, translated from the exons ATGAAGCACATTTTCAAGAAGCTACACATAGGGAGTAGCCACGAGCCACATCGATCAAACGAGACCCCTCCCTCGCCACCCTACACCTCCGATCCCCGCACTGCGCCGGGCAACGCTCCGGCTAGTCCTCCTTCAACATCTTCGTCACCGGTGTCCACCGTTACTGCTACGACGATTCCTCCTGCGGCGAATAATTCTAATAATCGTACGGACTACTTCTCGTCAGAGGAGGAGTTCCAGGTGCAGCTGGCGTTGGCGATCAGCGCGTCCAATTCAGATTTTAAGGATGATCCCGAGAAGGATCAGATCCGAGCGGCGACGCTGCTGAGCTTGGGAGGGAATCATCATCATAATCATCATCGGATCGATGTAGGGCGGGAAAAGGGGGAGGCTGCCGCGGAGGCCTTGTCAAGGCAGTATTGG GAATATAATGTGCTTGATTATGAGGAAAAAGTAATGGATGGTTTTTATGATGTGCTCTCCACAAGTCCAGCAGTCCAAGGAAAAATGCCATCTCTCACAGATCTAGAAACAAACCGTGGAAGTTCTGGTTTTGAAGCAGTAATAGTCAACCAAGCAATTGATCCTGGATTGGAAGAGTTGGTGCAAGTTTCCCAATGTATTGCTCTAGATTGCCCTGCTACAGATGTCAGTATTTTGGTACAGAGGCTAGCCGAACTTGTTACAGGACATATGGGTGGGCCAGTAAAGGATGCTAACATAATGTTGGCAAGGTGGATGGAAAGAAGCACAGAGTTGAGGACATCCCTTCACACGAGTGTGTTGCCAATTGGGTCCATTAATATTGGTTTGTCTCGGCATCGAGCTTTACTTTTTAAG GTATTGGCGGACAATACGGGATTACCCTGTCGATTGGTGAAGGGTAGTCATTACACTGGCATTGAGGATGATGCTATCAACATAATAAAGTTGGAAGATGAAAG GGAGTTTTTGGTTGATCTCATGGCAGATCCAGGGACACTTATACCGGCTGATGTTCTAAGTGTGAGGGACACTACCTTTAAATCATGTAATCCAACCATAGGTAAAATCCCTGGTCTTCATTCTTCTAGTGAATCTGGAATTGTTTATAATGGATCAAAGCCATTATTGGGTGAAGGCAGTAGTCAGAACTCTTCAGTGGATGGTAGTTTGCCTTTGGATAGAAGATTGAGTGGTGAAAGTGTGGAGCCCTTGGCTTCATTCTCTGGTGCAAATAGTGATGTTGGTGTTGGTTCTTCTGGTGTATCTAGTAGAGGAGCTCCTTCTAATCAACATGATAATATTTCCTCCTCAGTTGTTGGATCGTCTCTGTACAAGGGTAGTCGTGGAGCCCATGGAATTGGTGATGCTGTGAGGATGAATGTTAATGTTGTTCCATATGGTCAAAATAGCTCAGAGGATTCAAAATTCCTTTTTTCAGATCTTAATCCATTCCAGATCAAAGGAACTGGCAAAAGTTTCAAACCTGCTGAGAAGAAAGTGGAGGACTTTCAAGGGCAGAAAAATAATCCCGTTCCTGGTCGACCCCCTATACCATTGATGTGGAAGAATCGATATGCAAACAATGAAGTTCCCAGGAAAAAAGAATATGACTATATAGAGGGTCTCTTTCCAAGAATTAATCGTGAACCAAATAATTATAATCAGTCATCATTAGCTTCTACCAGCTCTACTATGTCCGAGAAGGTTTATTCTCAAGGCCTCAAGTCATCCAATAATTTGAATACATCCAGGAGAGATGGTGATGCTGGGAATTCTTCAAGTGGTACCTCTTCAGCTTTGGCTTCTGGCATCAATCAATGCTACAAGTCACCTTTGGTTGAGGAAGTACACTCAAGTTTTAAAGAAGAAAATCCTAGGGATGGGAAGAATTTCACAAATGATGCAGAAGTCATGATTAAAGCTaatgaaaataatgaaatttGTTTCCATGATTGGAAAAAGTGCATGCAGGACAGATTTTTGGGAACCAATCTGAAACCAAAGGAACCTGAAAGTCCTAGCTCATCAGTTGATTCCACCAGGAACAGGGTTGATCAAATCTTTGATGATGTAGATGTTGGTGAATGCGAAATTCCTTGGGAAGATTTGGTTATTGGTGAGAGGATTGGACTAG GTTCATATGGAGAGGTTTATCATGCTGATTGGAATGGCACG GAGGTTGCCGTGAAGAAATTCTTAGACCAGGATTTCTCAGGTGCTGCTTTAGCTGAATTCAAAAGAGAA GTGCGAATAATGCGGAGATTGCGCCATCCAAATGTTGTCCTCTTCATGGGTGCTGTAACACGCCCTCCAAACCTCTCTATCATTACAGAGTTTCTTCCAAG AGGAAGTTTATACCGGATTCTTCATCGTCCACATTGTCAAATTGATGAGAAGCGAAGAATAAAGATGGCTCTCGATGTG GCCAGGGGTATGAATTGCTTGCATGCCAGTATACCAACAATCGTTCACCGGGATTTGAAGTCACCAAATCTTTTGGTTGATAAAAACTGGAATGTCAAA gtttgtgattttgggttgtcACGCTTGAAGCATAACACCTTTTTGTCATCCAAATCAACTGCAGGAACA CCCGAGTGGATGGCACCAGAAGTTCTCCGTAATGAACCTTCAAATGAGAA GTGTGATGTATATAGTTTTGGAGTCATTCTTTGGGAGCTTGCAACACTAAGATTGCCATGGAGTGGGATGAACCCGATGCAAGTTGTTGGTGCAGTTGGTTTCCAGAATGGGCGCCTTGAAATCCCCAAGGATGTTGATCCATTAGTTGCAAGGATAATTACAGAATGTTGGCAGAC GGATCCAAATTTGCGTCCATCCTTTGCCCAGCTTGCAGTAGCTCTCAAGCCTTTGCAGCGGCTAGTCATCCCTTCACATCTGGACCAACCAAGCTCACCTCTGCAGCAGGAGATCTCAGTAAATTCTACACCTTGA